In Daphnia magna isolate NIES linkage group LG6, ASM2063170v1.1, whole genome shotgun sequence, the following are encoded in one genomic region:
- the LOC116924970 gene encoding uncharacterized protein LOC116924970 yields the protein MAAKPASLANATKKPKYVPIPNTLREGWAEVTRSTPCSPESCRTSRFRVADELSRSVNLLLDVHDRRVGSTASNSSDSVDGDRNSAQDWGECQTGPRKASLQPTPKVALHQDMPRRSSTSRLFDSGGGRRSPHSSLGNLLTAVLSKTLRKNGREVKQNKLSQGRASWTS from the exons ATGGCTGCCAAACCGGCCAGTTTGGCGAATGCAACCAAGAAGCCGAAGTACGTACCGATCCCGAATACGTTGAGAGAAGGATGGGCCGAAGTGACGCGCTCGACGCCTTGTTCGCCCGAAAGTTGCAGGACAAGTCGGTTCCGCGTAGCCGATGAGCTGAGTCGTTCAGTCAATTTGCTGCTGGATGTTCACGATCGACGGGTGGGATCGACAGCGAGCAACTCGTCCGATTCGGTCGATGGCGACAGGAATTCGGCCCAAGATTGGGGCGAATGCCAGACAGGGCCCCGTAAGGCCAGCCTTCAGCCCACGCCCAAAGTGGCCTTGCACCAAGATATGCCCAGGAGATCCTCGACTAGCCGCCTGTTCGATTCCGGCGGAGGCCGCCGCTCACCGCACTCGAGTCTTGGCAATCTCTTGACGGCCGTTTTGTCCAAAACTCTGCGCAAAAA tGGGAGGgaggtaaaacaaaacaaattgagCCAGGGAAGAGCCAGCTGGACGTCTTGA